In Mobula hypostoma chromosome 13, sMobHyp1.1, whole genome shotgun sequence, the following are encoded in one genomic region:
- the LOC134355904 gene encoding CMRF35-like molecule 1 isoform X2 — protein MGVTLLLLVTFLSVTYADITGPSAKTGTVGNEVEIDCKFNPFFRSYQKYWCKGYYRRTCTVLVQTQGPEMKSGDGRITIAANNKKGELTIRIERLRKSDEGWYWCGIDKPHLLDPSSAVELKIREVQKLLPSDKQRLRLFIILGLVFGILTMVFLGLLVLVMKKVRKQKNKDKEKESTAENSIPKSNSALSKEKEAGVTYATVAIQPTGHPQEDSATYDNVNPSSSPEENKPSVIEPPASEPIEYSTIAFKK, from the exons ATGGGTGTGACTCTTCTACTATTGGTCACTTTCCTCTCAG TGACATACGCTGACATAACTGGACCAAGTGCGAAAACCGGAACGGTGGGAAATGAGGTTGAAATCGACTGCAAGTTTAACCCATTTTTCAGAAGCTATCAGAAGTACTGGTGCAAGGGATACTACCGCAGGACCTGTACTGTTTTAGTACAAACGCAAGGCCCTGAGATGAAAAGTGGAGACGGCAGAATAACAATTGCAGCTAACAACAAAAAAGGAGAACTTACAATACGAATAGAAAGATTAAGAAAAAGTGATGAGGGTTGGTATTGGTGTGGAATAGATAAACCTCATCTTCTGGATCCTTCAAGTGCTGTAGAACTGAAAATTCGTGAAG TTCAAAAGTTACTTCCTTCAGACAAACAAAGACTCAG GCTTTTCATAATACTTGGACTAGTCTTTGGAATACTAACTATGGTGTTTCTCGGACTCCTGGTACTAGTTATGAAAAAAGTGAGAAAGCAGAAAAATAAAG ATAAGGAGAAGGAGTCAACTGCCGAGAATTCTATTCCGAAGTCAAACTCTGCG CTCTCCAAAGAGAAGGAAGCAGGAGTTACCTACGCCACTGTGGCAATTCAGCCTACTGGCCACCCTCAGGAAGACTCCGCCACATACGATAATGTGAACCCTTCCAGCAGCCCGGAGGAGAACAAGCCATCAGTTATCGAGCCTCCAGCTTCAGAGCCGATAGAGTATTCTACAATTGCATTCAAAAAGTAA
- the LOC134355904 gene encoding CMRF35-like molecule 7 isoform X1 — MGVTLLLLVTFLSVTYADITGPSAKTGTVGNEVEIDCKFNPFFRSYQKYWCKGYYRRTCTVLVQTQGPEMKSGDGRITIAANNKKGELTIRIERLRKSDEGWYWCGIDKPHLLDPSSAVELKIREVQKLLPSDKQRLRLFIILGLVFGILTMVFLGLLVLVMKKVRKQKNKALNEHMDGCKVEFKGKQAIEGQETDKEKESTAENSIPKSNSALSKEKEAGVTYATVAIQPTGHPQEDSATYDNVNPSSSPEENKPSVIEPPASEPIEYSTIAFKK, encoded by the exons ATGGGTGTGACTCTTCTACTATTGGTCACTTTCCTCTCAG TGACATACGCTGACATAACTGGACCAAGTGCGAAAACCGGAACGGTGGGAAATGAGGTTGAAATCGACTGCAAGTTTAACCCATTTTTCAGAAGCTATCAGAAGTACTGGTGCAAGGGATACTACCGCAGGACCTGTACTGTTTTAGTACAAACGCAAGGCCCTGAGATGAAAAGTGGAGACGGCAGAATAACAATTGCAGCTAACAACAAAAAAGGAGAACTTACAATACGAATAGAAAGATTAAGAAAAAGTGATGAGGGTTGGTATTGGTGTGGAATAGATAAACCTCATCTTCTGGATCCTTCAAGTGCTGTAGAACTGAAAATTCGTGAAG TTCAAAAGTTACTTCCTTCAGACAAACAAAGACTCAG GCTTTTCATAATACTTGGACTAGTCTTTGGAATACTAACTATGGTGTTTCTCGGACTCCTGGTACTAGTTATGAAAAAAGTGAGAAAGCAGAAAAATAAAG CTCTGAATGAACATATGGATGGCTgcaaagtggaatttaaagggaaGCAGGCAATTGAAGGGCAAGAGACAG ATAAGGAGAAGGAGTCAACTGCCGAGAATTCTATTCCGAAGTCAAACTCTGCG CTCTCCAAAGAGAAGGAAGCAGGAGTTACCTACGCCACTGTGGCAATTCAGCCTACTGGCCACCCTCAGGAAGACTCCGCCACATACGATAATGTGAACCCTTCCAGCAGCCCGGAGGAGAACAAGCCATCAGTTATCGAGCCTCCAGCTTCAGAGCCGATAGAGTATTCTACAATTGCATTCAAAAAGTAA